From the genome of Trypanosoma brucei brucei TREU927 chromosome 11 chr11_scaffold01 genomic scaffold, whole genome shotgun sequence:
CTTTCAGTTTTTTTGTGGTGGTGTCCTGCACAAGCCACGCCCAACCAGAGCCGAAGTGGCCCACCGCCGCATTAGTGAACTCCTCCTTGAATTTTGCGAAGCTGCCGAATGATGCCCTGATGGCCTCTGCGAGTTTACCACTTGGTTCCCCACCGCCGTTGGGAGACATGCTCTCCCAGTAGAAGTTATGGTTAAATATCTGCGCCGCAAGGTTGAAGATGGGGCCTTTTTCTGTTCGGATGATTTCCTCAACGCTCTTCGCAGCAAGCGCTGGATTAGATTTCGCGGCCGCATTCAATTTCGTCACATAACCCATGTGATGCTTGTCGTAGTGAAACGTCACCTGTTCCTTCGATATACCCTTTGCGGCTAATCCATCGTACCCCCACGGAAGTGGTGGAATGCTGAAAGCCATCGGTGTTACTTATGTTGAAAGTACCGAAAAATATAGAATAATAAGGgaaattattttcttttcctactATTGGTTTCCCTTCTTATTGCTCTAcagttcctttttcttttttttaaaaagatcAGTTTATGGTCTCTACTTATGAGTCCAGTTATACAAGAGTTCAAGGAGATGAACAGTAACGCATTTGGTACGATTTGAATTAAGAACAATAGTTCAGCAGCCGACACGGAGGAAGTTAAGCAAACAGGGCgtgcaacaaaaatatatatgattCCAGCAACTCGTCGAGTATAATCTTCAGAttacagaaaaaaagtgaaaagtgaaaagaagcaaaatgAGAGCTTAGAGGGACGCGACAGCTCccaacaaatataaaaatgatTTCTGCTCCTTCGTTTAATCACTTAATCTTTCTCTCCACCCCGCTCTCATTTACCCTCCTTGCCCCCTCATATCACGCGGCATAACCACCTGTCGCAAGTGCTCACTTAAGTGATTCATGCGGGTTTCTCATCCTTCCTTctgctttccttttattgttttctcatCTCAATCCATTACGACCATAcgattctttttcctccctcagCACATCGCAACCTTCTATAACGATTCGTTTCTCACTCTTATTTCCCCTAAATAACACCAAGAGGATTACAAAAGCATGCACgaaacaaacataaacacaaaaatcGTCAGTTAGTCATGCATGCGCAATAAGGCACGATGAGGTGCCGTAATATAAAAGGACATGTGATCGAATCAATGAAAACGATTGAATCTAGAGAATGGAGGAGAgatgaaacgaaaaaggaacatCCACATTGTAAACACaaaacatacaaacaaatgaaacaggaagtaacagaaaaaaacaacaataaaacgaaaaaaaacaaacgaacaaaccaCTTTCGCATATTCCTCAATTCAATcaaaacatacaaaaaacacaaaaaactaGGTAACAttacttccttcctttcccatcTCTTCTACCGACGCAGCGCGCTTCCATTACCTCATATAAAGTGTTTGGAACGCATAAGAGAAAAGAGTGGGAACTAACGCCCGCAATCTGATtgagtaaaacaaaaaaaatgaagcaatgaagcaaacgaaaagaacaaaagaaaacattttCAGAGGCCCGCAAgtatgaaagaaaaacaaacaaacagaagtcAAATGCGGTCACCTTCGTCGCTTATGCTTCACTAAGCACCTTTTAAgcgtaaaagaaaaggtatgAGAAAACAAAGTCAGCAgtgcgaaaagaaaacaagaaaccgGATTCACAACAAACGTTACGAACAACCAAAACTCAACACGAACTCAGAAGCAGAcaaaattcttcttttttcaccttaCAAAAGCCACCGTTAAATATAGAGGGCagcaaaaggagagaaggagaatTCCGAAAATGGGGCAGAAAtcgaagaacaaaaaaaatcttctcttttctaaaaaaaaaccaaagaaagGGGACAAGAACAAAACATGTGGAGCAGGAGGCGATCAATAAATAGACGGAGACGGAGGAACAAAGCACAGTATTGACGACAAAATTTAGTGCACTGTCATCTTTAACTGGCGACCAAAACACTACTTATAAAAGTATTACCTTCACCTTCTTGTTTATTCTTTGATGAAGCCAAGTACCTGCGACATGAGGTCGTCCTTTTTGGGGCTCTTCTTGTACTTTACAGCCTCCGAAATGGCCGACTCGAGGAGCTGCACCACATTGGTTCCATCAGCTGCCGATACGTAAAACAGCGAAAGGTTATGCTTCTCCACGAACGCGAACGCCTTGTTCACGACGGATGGATCTGTATCTATCTTATTACAGGCTACAATGCATGGAATGTGCTCACGGTAGTTTCGTAACTCACCCAACCACTTCTCCAAATTCTTATACGTCGCCTTCCGGGTGACGTCGAAAACCAAAATGCACGCATGAGCCTCGTGGTAATACGCGGGATGCATAGTGGAGAAACGCTCCTGTCCCGCCGTGTCCCAAATGTCAACATCAATTGCCTCATCATCTTCAGTAACGAAGTCATAGTGGAATAGCGTCAATGCATATGTGGACATTTGCACAGGCACGTATCGTTGCATCAAAAACCGCTCTACCAACTTAGACTTCCCCACAGCACTGTCACCAAGAAGGATAACTTTCACAGGTTTCCGTTCGTCATCGGGTTTATTGTCAATtagtttcttcacttttaaggacattacaaaaaaaaaaaatggacaaGTACGCAAGCGAAGAATGAGCTAAACCTATgacgagaagaaaagggaggaataaaaaaagagtaaggaATTTCATTTGGCATGCAAGTGCAGCCGGTTGTCAGTTTGGCAAAGCTTGGTGGAAGTGCACAGTTacttcccttctccccctgCGCTTAGCACACCCTCCTCCAAGTAAAAGCTTCGTTCTATTCCCAACGTAAGAACACTGGGTAACCCTATCGCTCAATTCATTTAATACCGTTATAATCATTACTATTACGAAATTGAAAAATGATTGCGGTACGAGAGATGCAACCCACAACGGGTCTTGTgggaaaatgaataaaatacgATGTGAAGACGCGGTTAAACCATCAAAGTCAGcgagaaaaggggggggcaACATTCATTTAAACAATGAGATTTCAAGCCATAGCTCTCCGTTCCTTTTGTCCTCGCCCACCCCACAGGTATAACATCAAGAATGTGCTAAATTGACGGGGGAAACATTTCCCATACACACCTttataacaacaacatacaCGGGCTCCACTGCATTACAAGCCAAGACGTCGCGAACAGAAACTAACCGTACTACACGGTACACAGTTACCAACAAGAAACGTACTTGAGGTGCGGATGCGCGCAGTACATGCACGAAGCAACGTGGTGAGGTAATTGTGGAGTCTTTTTGCCCACACATGCAAAGACACCTGCTCAGCGTAACTCAGCTTCACTCACGCAGTGAATTTCGCATAGCATCTCGAGGTTATCCCTCCCCTAATCGGCCACTACATGACAGAACATCACAAATCATGGAAAGTAGGAAAGAAGTCACTTTCATCACCATCTCGTTCCCTTGTCAACTTTCTAAATACCCTTCATTTGAAACTTCATCGGAGGTGCCAGAGCTGGGAGGGGCGCCTGCGACTCGTTCACACGTTTCCGCATGGTGTTCAGCCCCTCACGCTTTTCCTTGTCTTCCAACCCCCTGTCTTCAATGCGGCTTTCCTTCGCGAGCACATCCTTTTCCACAACTGCAGCCTCCGTCGTAATCATCATTCCAGCCACTGAACACGCATTTACTACCGCTGATTTTACAACTTTCATTGGATCAATTATACCCTCGTTAAACATGTTCACGTACTCGCCTGTCTGCGCATTGTATCCGAACGTTGGGTCATTCCTTCTCATAATTTTACTCGCCACAACACTTCCTTCCACACCCGCATTACTCGCAATGTAACGACAGGGCAAGCGGACAGCCCTTTTCACTATATTAACGCCCGTGCGGATATCTGGAGGCAAACTGCGGTCCTTCGCCACGCTGTCAAGCCGCACTGATGCAACGAGCAAAGCTGTACCACCGCCAGCAAGAATTCCCTCCGCTACCGCTGCACGCGTGGCGTTAAGGGCATCAACAATACGatcttttttctcactgATCTCAACTTCGGAGGCACCGCCAACTTTAATTACTGCAACACCTCCAGACAACTTAGCAAGCCGCTCTACCAAGCGCTCGCGGTTGTACTCGTGATCTTCCGCTGCAATCATATCACGGATCATCTGAACGCGCTCTTCCACCGCGATGGCACTTCCACCACCCTCCATTAAAATGCATTCATCACGCGATATTGTAGCTTTCTTACATGATCCAAGCAACCGCTCCGAAAAATCACTTTGGTCGAGACTTAACCCCAAATCCTCTGAAATCATCTGCGCACCGGTGAATACTGCAATATCCTGTAGTTGATTAATTCGCATATCACCGAACCCAGGAGCTTTCACTGAGCAGCCTGTTATTCTTCCTTGAATTTTGTTATAGAGGAATGTATGCATTGCTTCTCCCTCCAAATCCTCGGAAATAACAAGGAGTGGTCTCTTCTTTTGGATGGCATGGTTCAGTGCGGGAAGAATGTGGGCAACACTGGACAACTTACGGTTTGCAACAAACACTAGTGCATTCTCCAATTCGCACTTCTGTGACTTGGTGTTCGTTACAAAATATGGTGATGTGAATCCCCGCTCGAAGGACATTCCCTCCACGAGTTCCAACTCCGTGTTCAACGAGCGGCCCTCCTGCGTAGTGATGACACCATCCTTACCAACCTGCTGCATGGCATCACCAATGAGCGCTCCAATTTCAACGTCCATATTAGCCGATATCATTGCTATCTGCGTTACCTCCGATTTGGAGGTGACGGGCTTCGCCTGCTCAGCCAATGAAGCGAGTACCTCGCGGCAGGCCAAGTCAATCCCACGTTTCAAGTCCATTGGATTCGTACCCGTAGAAACACTACGGAACCCTTCTCGAAATATAGCTCCAGAGAGAATTGTTGCAGTGGTCGTTCCGTCACCAGCTGTATCATTTGTGAGGCCAGCCACCTGCCGCACGAGGTTGGCACCCAGATTTTCAAAGCTGTTCTCAAACTCAATGTGCTTCGCTACTGTCACGCCATCCTTTGTTATCTTCGGACTAGCATATGGCATCTCCAATACGACATTACGTCCTTTCGGCCCCAATGTAACACCGACCGCCTTCACAAGATTCTCCACACCAAGCAAAAGTAGCTTACGGGCCTCGATGCCGTAACGAATGTCCTTCGGCGTCGAGCCGTACTGCATGCAACAAGCGAAGGAGCGCCTCAGCATGACGTCTCACAGATCCTGTCTTCTAAACTGTTATTTCTGCACTCTTTTCGATTTCACAGATTCTAGGTCATCAACGAGATAGccagaaggagaaaaagataatATGGGTATGCATATCCAAGCGCCATGCAAGAGAGCACATGTAAATGTACATTTTCCCCTATGCCTTCCTGACGCACCAATCCCTTACACATTTCTCTTCAGAAATGTAGACTGTGCATCAACATTGGGTAAAGTTCTCCTTTCAGCACCTCACAATGATCCACGTAATCTGAACGCACGAAGTGCATgacggaaagggaaagaaaaagaaatgcctCAAAACATCACGTCGCACTGTCCACAAAAAGGGACAACAGAGACAATTTCCCGCTGCAGCACGTTTTCCTCACGAACCAAATTTGACATAAAGCGCTATAGTTCTTGTGGTGGTGTGTTTTTCGGTGGGAAGCTGAAAAGGGACTGACCGCACGAACGCATGACGGCATGCGTCGTCTGGCGCTTTTACCGCTCACATCTAAACAAGCACCCGTCGATACCTTCCTGCCATCACACATAAattaagggggaaaatgaaggttGCACTGAGGTTGGATCAATCGCTCACACGCTCCCTCACGCACGGAACTCCAAGAGACACCGCTGGTGATAATCAGCCAGCCACTAAACTGCGGTGACGGAACCCCTCGTACCTCCAAGTAACGTACTGACGTTAGCGTGCACACCGGAATGCCCAGCTATGTTGTTAGTGGCCGGAGGCACGGTATACAAACTAGAAGACAATGCTACATTAGCGCTTGGTGTTGATTCCGGCTCTTCCGGCGTGACTACAGGTTTGCACCCCTCGGAAGAAAACGCATGGCGCTCGCCACCTCcatggtggtgatgatgaccaTAGTCATGATTGTGTCCATGAGAGTGACCGTGGTCGTGCCCATGAGAGTGGTTATGACACTGATAGCTAGAACTTTCTCCGGGGTCAAAGTTGTCTTCTTCATCAGGCTTTCTGACCTCCACAAAAACGTAAGCCGCAACACTTGCAAGTATTTTATGTGCTTCTTGAGTCACCGCCAAGGGGTCTGCCGATGTTAGCAAAATCAATTGCACAAGGGCCATAAGCTCCCCTTCACTCACCTCCCAAAAGCAGGACGACTTTATCTGCATTACACCCGGAACCAACTGCACACTACGAATGGCACGCTCACACTTTGCCGCCACGTTGGGTTGGCACGTTGCGTTGTTAAGCAGAAGCCACGCCATTGATGTGGATTGATTCAAGGTGACAGCCAAAACGTAGAATGCCAACAACATCACTCCAATAGTTTCCCACATTGAAGACCCGCCAAGTCTCACTAAAAGCGAGACTAAGATGCACgtgaaagcagaaaaagagcGCAACACAATGCGAATAATGCGATACTGTTGGGAAAAGGCCCTGGAAAAGAGCAGCAGAGGCCTGCGCAGAACCTGCCGTATCGTAACGTGGATACTGGGGAGACCACGAGGCTCTCGTTGCGAAGACAGCGTTCCACTGATGCGGTCATGCGCGTCAATTTCTCCCCCAAACACAGTAATAAGCAGGGCATGTACCACTCCTGTGAGGAGAAGCAATTTAGGTGAGGGCTGTCGCGTGTGTGCTATGTCGTGAACTGATTCTAGCATTACGGTGAGTGatccaaacaaaacaaatatagaCGCACCGAACGAAATGAGCGTGTGAAGACGCTTTGCACCGAAGTAGTACCCCTGAATACCTTCGAGAGAAATCGCCCCGTTTTGCTGGTTACGGTGCTCTTGGCCGCCAAGTAGTAAACTATGCGGCTGAGGATTCGGCTGCGCCGTAATCTGCTCCTTGACTCGAAAGGAAGGCGCCTGCACAATGCGGCAGTAGTTCAGTGACACCACCCCTgaagcaacagcggcacaTGTGTTAAATGTGATGAAGGCGTTGACCTGAAGAATCCTGCAGCCACTAAACGTACCGATTAGCGTGTCTACGACccataaaaagaagaaaacagtgGCGACGCACCGCAGTTTGTGCATTTCCAGGTCATCGCCCTTCTTGAACAGACGAACAGCTTCTCCTATCATATTTGCTGCGACTAATCAGAAGTGTGGAAAAGcgaaacaaacaagagaaacTTGAACACAAGCGAACCGCGGTAAATCTTTTCACATATATAAAGGAATGCATTATTAAGATGCATACGTGGTAcaccttcccccttcctctcACTAAGAGGCTCATGAGAAAAGTagagaaaaaacgaaatgcACACTCGGTTTGAAAAGCAACATTTCTTTACCGAGATTGAGAAATGGAATAAATAATAACTGTATGTCTATCTCTATgatggttgttgttgcagttgtgTAGTTCCCGTTCGCAAGCATATCCATCAAACTGCAGGGTGTTACTTCATCGACCACGCTTCACCTGACCCGTTGGCAGGAGTGGCACCAAATGTCCCATCCCACCAGCCTTCAGTGCGGTTTTTATGTCATTAGCGGAAAGCGTTACCCTTCGCCTCGACTCACGAGAGTGTTCGTCATCTGCAAGACATGAAAGGTACAGAAGCGATATTGTTGCGGCCTTCTGCATCGCTATGCGCGCGTCGCGAGCAACATGCATACCAGCGGgcacagcggcagcaacgaTGCGGTCCACTTGCCCGGCCGCCAAACTACGAGCTTTTACAGCGGAGTTTTGTGCAGTtggagagggaagaggagcCGCATCAATATCTGCTATGGTGCCTTGAGTGTCGCTCGCCTTCACTAAGTCACCAGCTAAATCCATTCGTCCTTGTCCTTTCATGAGTCCATGTAAAGCCGCAGTTGtagaaagaaggagggcaTATGAACTCGAAacatcatcaacaaaacgCACACAAGCGAATACGACAAAACAATGGCAAAGAGCAATTCAAAGATACGTACGCAAACATGGTGCTGCAACCGTacgaacaaaaagtaaagtagTCACGAACAAGGTTTGATtaatgaagggaagaaacaagaaagatTCAAGACTTCAGCTAATAACATAGTATAGTTATTCCATCACAAATTTGTCGGATTGAAGGGCTAACTTCAAGaataacaatgataacaTCATATCTTACTTGACAAAGTACATGGAGTATCATCTCCGCTACCTCTATCACACGGTGCAGCTACGCGGCAAGCACACCCTGTTTACACAGGCACGTTGAACAGGGGCCAAGAGGGAGTGTTGGGCCACCGACAGAATGTAGGGGAAACAGTAGAATAAACGCAATAGCAGAGCTGGTCGAGAGGGTGAAGTATGTGAGCAAACCAGTTTCAAATACTTAAAGAAAGATACGGAAAGAATCTCAGAATCAAATATAAACGGTTATTCCATCACGAAACTCTCGGATTGAAGGGCTAACTTCAAAAGATCACTAATATCATCACACGGCAccgcttctctttttgtACACACTGGTAGCCCATTGCAGGGGTGAATCAACATGCATCGGGGGAGGGGCTCCTACGGACGGCTATTCAAACATATGCTTTCCTTCCAACTAATAGATGGGAAATCAAAGGGGAccacacacattttttttcaaatgcaCATACGTTTAGACAATGAAAGGAACGAAAAGTAAACAGGGTCATTCGAAGTAGCTTGCAATAACCAATAATATTTACTAATTGTCGCAACAGAAAGTGAGGCACGCGCACCATGGAACGAAAATCGAGCCATGTTTACACTACTCTCTATGCCCATCTATGGAaaactttttgtgtgtgttcttCGAAAAATAAACGAAGGGACCGTTACAATGTGTAAAACACTG
Proteins encoded in this window:
- a CDS encoding iron superoxide dismutase (similar to GB:AAK52814.1: iron-containing superoxide dismutase {Trypanosoma brucei}); this encodes MAFSIPPLPWGYDGLAAKGISKEQVTFHYDKHHMGYVTKLNAAAKSNPALAAKSVEEIIRTEKGPIFNLAAQIFNHNFYWESMSPNGGGEPSGKLAEAIRASFGSFAKFKEEFTNAAVGHFGSGWAWLVQDTTTKKLKVFQTHDAGCPLTEADLKPILACDVWEHAYYIDYKNDRPAYVQTFWNVVNWDHAENQFTRKRNPGAPHSDL
- a CDS encoding chaperonin Hsp60 mitochondrial precursor (similar to SP:Q94596: Chaperonin HSP60, mitochondrial precursor (Protein Cpn60) (groELprotein) (Heat shock protein 60). {Leishmania major); similar to 60 kDa chaperonin (Protein Cpn60) (groEL protein) (Hsp60) (BA60K). (Swiss-Prot:P25967) (Brucella), with amino-acid sequence MLRRSFACCMQYGSTPKDIRYGIEARKLLLLGVENLVKAVGVTLGPKGRNVVLEMPYASPKITKDGVTVAKHIEFENSFENLGANLVRQVAGLTNDTAGDGTTTATILSGAIFREGFRSVSTGTNPMDLKRGIDLACREVLASLAEQAKPVTSKSEVTQIAMISANMDVEIGALIGDAMQQVGKDGVITTQEGRSLNTELELVEGMSFERGFTSPYFVTNTKSQKCELENALVFVANRKLSSVAHILPALNHAIQKKRPLLVISEDLEGEAMHTFLYNKIQGRITGCSVKAPGFGDMRINQLQDIAVFTGAQMISEDLGLSLDQSDFSERLLGSCKKATISRDECILMEGGGSAIAVEERVQMIRDMIAAEDHEYNRERLVERLAKLSGGVAVIKVGGASEVEISEKKDRIVDALNATRAAVAEGILAGGGTALLVASVRLDSVAKDRSLPPDIRTGVNIVKRAVRLPCRYIASNAGVEGSVVASKIMRRNDPTFGYNAQTGEYVNMFNEGIIDPMKVVKSAVVNACSVAGMMITTEAAVVEKDVLAKESRIEDRGLEDKEKREGLNTMRKRVNESQAPLPALAPPMKFQMKGI
- a CDS encoding hypothetical protein, conserved (GPI-Anchor Signal predicted for Tb11.01.6690 by DGPI v2.04 with cleavage site probability 0.74819994 near 461), which codes for MIGEAVRLFKKGDDLEMHKLRCVATVFFFLWVVDTLIGTFSGCRILQVNAFITFNTCAAVASGVVSLNYCRIVQAPSFRVKEQITAQPNPQPHSLLLGGQEHRNQQNGAISLEGIQGYYFGAKRLHTLISFGASIFVLFGSLTVMLESVHDIAHTRQPSPKLLLLTGVVHALLITVFGGEIDAHDRISGTLSSQREPRGLPSIHVTIRQVLRRPLLLFSRAFSQQYRIIRIVLRSFSAFTCILVSLLVRLGGSSMWETIGVMLLAFYVLAVTLNQSTSMAWLLLNNATCQPNVAAKCERAIRSVQLVPGVMQIKSSCFWEVSEGELMALVQLILLTSADPLAVTQEAHKILASVAAYVFVEVRKPDEEDNFDPGESSSYQCHNHSHGHDHGHSHGHNHDYGHHHHHGGGERHAFSSEGCKPVVTPEEPESTPSANVALSSSLYTVPPATNNIAGHSGVHANVSTLLGGTRGSVTAV
- a CDS encoding small GTPase, which gives rise to MSLKVKKLIDNKPDDERKPVKVILLGDSAVGKSKLVERFLMQRYVPVQMSTYALTLFHYDFVTEDDEAIDVDIWDTAGQERFSTMHPAYYHEAHACILVFDVTRKATYKNLEKWLGELRNYREHIPCIVACNKIDTDPSVVNKAFAFVEKHNLSLFYVSAADGTNVVQLLESAISEAVKYKKSPKKDDLMSQVLGFIKE